The genomic stretch ACAGGTAAGTCCCACTTAATGAGGGAAGTTCATATCTagaatttctcaattttttcaagctcagaattttctctttttcaatcTACAGGAGATTTTGTAAAGCAAAACAGGCTACAGATAGGAGATTCCCTCACTCTTTACGAGGATGAGAGCAAGAACCTCGTGAGTTAATCTTCCTTATTACCATACTATTCAGATTTGTTTGACAATTAAAGTTGCATTATGAAAATGCTAGAACGGTTAAAACGTTTGTTCAAGTGGGCGGCAATAGTCCTCTTGACCTCTTCTGTATTGATGACGAAATTCTTTGGCAGAATGTGAacacaaaatgacaaaaagaaacAGCTCTAAAATGGACAAAAAATTTGACTGTTCTATTTACATGTAGCAGATGATGTGTTGGTAACACAATTCTACATCTGCCCTTTTAATAAACAGCTAGGATGAGCACCAATTCTGCAGCTTTTTGTAAGATAAACCCCACCTGCAATGCATGGAACATTAGCCTTATTAGCATCAACCGTTGTATATCTCTTTTTTGGGTGCTTCTCTTTTTTACTGTGTAATCTTTAACCTGTGTTtaacaatgaatttttttctatttgaggGGCAGTATTTCTCCATTAAGAAGGTGGAAAAACTGGGTAGATTAGAAGCCGAACCATCATCATCATATGAACAACGAAATTATATGAACCACAACTGCTCATACAACTATCAAACTCAAGCTATGCCGCCAGCTAGAGACGAGGAAGAAGCGTCTTTGGCGCTGCTAATAGAACAACTTAAACACAAGGAACAACAAGAAGCATACAACCTCATGGCATTGCCCATGCATGGTGCTTCTTCATATAGACAGGCTGACGAAGCAAATGATGGTCCGTCCAACAACATTACTCACATGGGAATCCATCCCTATTCGGCGGAGGCGTCCGTACAACCATCACAAAACAGCAATAGTACGGACGACTGCTATGGTGGTCTGGGGATGTTACCAGATGTCAATaggtataattttttactttaagcATGAGTGACAGCTTCATGCCTTGAGGGTAGGGATATTTTTTCATAGTCTATAGTAGTGATGCCATGGCCTATATGATTAattagttttcatttttatacatGATTGTTTGTGATTTTGGGGAGGATATAGAGAAGATAGAATTTTCCATAGATGGGGAAATTGTAACAAGACAGAactattatgtatatttatgtcAAGATGACAAATTAccaattttaaagttaattaaccAAGGTAACTCAAGTAAGTTTTGATTCTAATTTTGAGGAAAATGATCAATTATGATTCTAATTCCACCTattcaaggaaacaaaatcGATTTGAAACTAAATCCAAAaccatatgatatatattaaattgagtatcaaatctaataataaaacggtgttgttttaattataacatataaaaacaaactaaGCTCTTATCTCTTCATatgtccctttttttttttttcattgaattgaaactttattttgatttataataatatttaaaattaaacaatcaaTTTCCATTTTGCCTTTCTCAAgtgtaagaatttgaaatgctCGTAAATTTGTTTGTGAAGAGAGGGGATGAATCTTTAGGGAGAGAGAAGATGGTCGACAATGGAGGTATGGCTTTGGGTTTGTGGTGGAGTCGGTTTTGAGAGCATAAAACAATATTAGGtgttacatattttttatatataatttgaatatatagataatatattattatatgattgagtattattttatctttaattcaaaatcatccaattatatgatgacacatcatgtACGCATCAgtaaaaaaacaacatttgggtttttttactctatttatataatttctatttggattttatttgttttttttttaaattgacatttaacctttttattgtaaatttttccattaacaaaataatattttttatataaaatatatgattaatacATTCAACAGGTGAAAAAAAGTTTTTAGGCCAAACGTGATGGGAATATATTAATCActctttactaattttttttttaatttttaattttttatttccttgaaaaattaagtttagtactttttggtatttttatttttttaaatttataattctattatTCTAGACTAAATTCAGTTAAACGGAAAGACAATGGGCTCATTGTAAAAAAAGGTCGGTGCCATGGGCTTGTGCTGATCCAGTGAAGGCAAGGCGGCAAGAGGAAGGGCCTATACACAATGTAACTTGGGCCTGTGTAACCCTTCACCTTTGGAGACTTTTGGATAAGCCATAAATCTTTCACAGAACCCATCTCTTCAGCACCATCCACGGCAATGGCAGCATCAGCTACGACAACAAAGCCGATTTTCTCCGCTCTTTCTCCGCTCTCTTTATCTCTCCGTACAACTCCACGCCTCTCTGTTCTGTCGTTAAAACCCACAAAACTCCCCAAACTCACTCTCACAACTCGAGCCTCCAGCAAATCGGACGACATTGACACCTTTTTCTTCGACAACTATAATCCTGATGAAGACGACGATTTCGACCCACCTACTCCACCTGAGGACTACACTCCTCCTCCCTACTTTGATGAATACCCCGAAGAAACCGAGGAGGAGATCGCCGCCGCCTACGAGGCCCTGTACGGACCCGCCTATTCGGGAGTCTCTGTTCTTGGAAATGACGTTTATGTGAtggacaaaaatttgaaaaaaacaacaaagtgGGGAAAAATTAAGAAGGAGAAAATTAAGGACGGTTTCGAAGAGAGAGTGGTTCAAGTGAGGAGAGTTACGAAAGTGGTGAAAGGAGGGAAACGGTTGCGTTTTAGAGCAATTGTTGTGGTTGGTGATAAGAAAGGACAAGTGGGTGTTGGTGTGGGTAAAGCTAAAGAGGTTATAGATGCTGTTCAAAAATCAGCTGTAGATGCTAGGAAGA from Mangifera indica cultivar Alphonso chromosome 6, CATAS_Mindica_2.1, whole genome shotgun sequence encodes the following:
- the LOC123218481 gene encoding 30S ribosomal protein S5, chloroplastic, which translates into the protein MAASATTTKPIFSALSPLSLSLRTTPRLSVLSLKPTKLPKLTLTTRASSKSDDIDTFFFDNYNPDEDDDFDPPTPPEDYTPPPYFDEYPEETEEEIAAAYEALYGPAYSGVSVLGNDVYVMDKNLKKTTKWGKIKKEKIKDGFEERVVQVRRVTKVVKGGKRLRFRAIVVVGDKKGQVGVGVGKAKEVIDAVQKSAVDARKNIITVPMTKYLTFPHRSDGDYGAAKVMLRPASPGTGVIAGGAVRIVLEMAGVENALGKQIGSNNALNNARATIVAVQKMRQLRDVACERGIPMEELWK